Proteins co-encoded in one Fusarium fujikuroi IMI 58289 draft genome, chromosome FFUJ_chr06 genomic window:
- a CDS encoding related to Ctr copper transporter yields MNFPRHDMPGMDMGDDSSGSSSSSHGSSIMTMVFQTETRTPLYANSWTPNNAGSYAGTCIFLAVLAIIARALVAFKAVQEARWLDREAARRYVAVNGKIPLSEQIASSPDARRMTLSENGLEETVVVVERKRAATRPWRFSVDPVRACLDTMIVGIGYLLMLAVMTMNVGYFLSVLAGVFVGSLAVGRYIPTVEH; encoded by the exons ATGAACTTTCCAAGGCACGACATGCCAGGCATGGATATGGGCGACGACTCCTCCggctcctcgtcatcctcgcaCGGGTCAAGCATTATGACCATGGTCTTCCAAACCGAAACACGCACGCCGCTCTACGCCAACTCGTGGACACCAAATAATGCGGGTTCCTATGCAGGAACATGTATATTCTTGGCCGTGCTTGCTATTATTGCGCGCGCCCTTGTCGCATTCAAAGCGGTCCAGGAAGCTCGCTGGCTTGATCGCGAAGCTGCACGACGTTACGTGGCTGTCAATGGCAAGATCCCCTTGTCGGAGCAGATAGCTTCTAGCCCGGACGCGCGCCGCATGACACTCTCGGAGAACGGCCTTGAAGAAACCGTTGTCGTTGTGGAAAGGAAACGAGCAGCGACGAGACCGTGGAGGTTCAGTGTTGACCCGGTTCGGGCATGCCTTGATACCATGATCGTCGGGATTGGATATCTCCT CATGTTGGCCGTTATGACGATGAATGTCGGCTACTTCCTCTCCGTCCTGGCTGGTGTCTTTGTTGGCAGTCTAGCCGTCGGTCGATACATACCAACAGTCGAGCATTAG